GCAAGGTCGGACTCGGCAAGGACGTCACCGACAAGTTCCTCGGCGGCGTGCCGGGCGTGCAGAAGGAAGGCACCGACGGCATCATCACCTCGGCCTGCTGGATCCTGCATCGTCTGCCTGCCCACACCCGCACCGTGTGCCTCGAGTTCTACGGCCAGGTGCGCGAGGCGGTGCCGGCGATCGTCGAGATCAAGGACTACCTCGACCAGCGGCCGGGCGGCGTGCAGCTTGCAGGCCTCGAACACCTCGACGAACGCTATGTGAAGGCGGTCGGCTACGCGCCCAAGGCCAAGCGCCATGGGCGCCCGAAGATGGTGCTGATCGGCGACATCGTCGGCGATGACGAGAATGCAGTGATGCTGGCGACCTCCGAGGTCGTGCGCATCTGCAATGCGCGCGGCGCCGAGGGCTTCATTGCAGTCACCGCCGAGACACGCAAGAAGTTCTGGCTCGATCGTTCGCGCACCGCGGCGATCGCGAAGCACACCAACGCGTTCAAGGTGAACGAGGACGTCGTGATTCCGCTCGATCGCATGGGCGACTATTGCGACGGCATCGAACGCTTCAACATCGAACTCTCGATCCGCAACAAGCTGCGGCTCGCCGATGCGCTGAGCGAATTCCTGCACGGCGAACTTCCGCTGCATCGCGGCGAAGCGACCGGCGACGCCGAGGAGCTGATCGGCGACCGCCGTGCCCACGCGCTGGAATTGCTGTCGCAGGTGCGTGCCCGCTGGCAGTGGATCTTCGACCAGCTCGACACGCCACTCGCCGAAGCGGAGGCGCGCTTCGCGGACTACGGCGTCACCGCCGGCCCGCTCAGCAACCGAGCGGCCAATCCGCGCCTGTTCCACCGTGTGCAGGACTATTCGGTACGTATCTCATGGAAAGCGGAACTGCTGCCGCAGCTCGAAGACATCTTCGAGGGCAAGGTCTTCGATCCGCTGCGCGAACGCATTCTCGCGATCCACAAGGAGGTCTTGCGCGGCCGCGTGTTCGTGGCGCTGCACATGCACGCCGGCGACGGCAACGTGCACACCAACCTGCCGGTGAACTCCGATCACTACGAGATGCTGCAGGAGGCCAATGCCACCGTCAGCCGCATCATGGCACTCGCACGCAGCCTCAATGGCGTGATCTCCGGCGAGCATGGCATCGGCATCACGAAGCTCGAATTCCTCACTGACGCCGAGATGGCGCCCTTCCGCGCCTACAAGCAGAAGGTGGACCCCGAAGGCCGCTTCAACAAGGGCAAGCTGATGCCCGGCGGCGACCTGACGCACGCCTACACGCCGAGCTTCAACCTGATGGGCCACGAGTCGCTCATCATGCAGCAGAGCGACATCGGCTCGATCTCCGATTCGGTCAAGGACTGCCTGCGCTGCGGCAAGTGCAAGCCGGTCTGCGCGACCCACGTGCCGCGCGCCAACCTGCTCTACTCGCCGCGCAACAAGATCCTCGCAACTTCGTTGTTGATCGAGGCCTTCCTCTACGAGGAACAGACCCGTCGCGGCATTTCGATCCGCCACTGGGAAGAGTTCGAGGACGTCGCCGACCACTGCACCGTGTGCCACAAGTGCGTGACGCCCTGCCCGGTCGACATCGACTTCGGCGATGTGTCGATGAACATGCGCAACCTGCTGCGCAAGATGGGCAAGCAGAGCAACAGTCCGGCGAAGAAGGTCGCGATGTGGTTCCTCAATACGAAGAACCCGCAGACCATCAAGTTCCTGCGCAAGACCAGCATCGAATGGGCCTACAAGGCGCAGCGCCTTGGCGTCGACATGCTCAGGCCGCTGACGCGGGAATCGGTCACGCAGCCGCCCTCCACCGTTGGCAAGCCGAACATCCGGGCGCAGGTGATCCACTTCGTGAACAAAAAGATGCCGGGCAAGCTGCCGAACAAGACCGCCCGCGCGCTGCTCGACATCGAGGACGCGAGCATCGTGCCGGTGATCCGCGACCCGCAGCGAACGCGGCCGGATTCCGAGGCGGTGTTCTACTTCCCCGGCTGCGGCTCGGAACGCCTGTTCTCTCAGGTCGGGCTCGCGACGCAGGCAATGCTCTACGAGGTCGGCGTGCAGACCGTGCTGCCGCCGGGTTACCTGTGCTGCGGCTACCCGCAGCGCGGCTCCGGCGACTACGACAAGGCCGACAAGATCACCACCGACAACCGGGTGCTCTTCCACCGCGTGGCGAATACGCTCAACTACCTCGACATCAAGACGGTGGTGGTGAGCTGCGGCACTTGCTACGACCAGCTCACGATGTACGAATTCGAGAAGATCTTCCCCGGCTGCCGCTTGATCGACATCCACGAATTCCTGCTCGAAAAGGGCGTCAAGCTCGAGGGCGTGAAAGGGGTGCGCTACATGTATCACGACCCCTGCCACAGCCCGATGAAACTGCAAGACCCGGTGAAGACCGTCAACGCGCTGGTGCAGACCGCCGACGGCAGCAAGATCGCGAAGAACGACCGCTGCTGCGGCGAAGCGGGCACCTTCGCCATCGCACGGCCAGAGATCGCGACCCAGGTGCGTTTCCGCAAGGAAGAAGAAATGCAAAAGGGTGCCGGTGCGCTGCGCGGCGATGGCTTCGAAGGGGAGGTAAAGATCCTCACGTCCTGCCCCGCCTGCCTGCAGGGCCTGCAGCGCTACAAGGACGATGTGCAAGGTCTGGATGCCGACTACATCG
This region of Niveibacterium umoris genomic DNA includes:
- a CDS encoding DUF3683 domain-containing protein; its protein translation is MQAAPEFVRETPAPTRLREIPYNYTSFSDREIVIRLLGEEMWSVLESLRAERVTGRSARMLYEVLGDIWVVQRNPYLEDDLVDNRDRRGALIGALRHRLDEIEKRRAAAEAEDPVRANTVAQLVTAANKAVDAFQRHFETTYDLRKRTEKLLSKHTRRDNIAFDGMARVSHVTDATDWRVEYPFVVLYPDTEEEIGHLVRGCIELGLTIIPRGGGTGYTGGAVPLSPYSAVINTEKLTELGKVEQQTLPGLDRPYATITTGAGVVTRRVMDAAEGVGLVFACDPTSADASCIGGNIAMNAGGKKAVLWGTALDNLAWWKMVMPDGNWLIVERLNHNLGKIHDQETVQFRLKKFDESGKRPLGEEIIEMPGAAFRKVGLGKDVTDKFLGGVPGVQKEGTDGIITSACWILHRLPAHTRTVCLEFYGQVREAVPAIVEIKDYLDQRPGGVQLAGLEHLDERYVKAVGYAPKAKRHGRPKMVLIGDIVGDDENAVMLATSEVVRICNARGAEGFIAVTAETRKKFWLDRSRTAAIAKHTNAFKVNEDVVIPLDRMGDYCDGIERFNIELSIRNKLRLADALSEFLHGELPLHRGEATGDAEELIGDRRAHALELLSQVRARWQWIFDQLDTPLAEAEARFADYGVTAGPLSNRAANPRLFHRVQDYSVRISWKAELLPQLEDIFEGKVFDPLRERILAIHKEVLRGRVFVALHMHAGDGNVHTNLPVNSDHYEMLQEANATVSRIMALARSLNGVISGEHGIGITKLEFLTDAEMAPFRAYKQKVDPEGRFNKGKLMPGGDLTHAYTPSFNLMGHESLIMQQSDIGSISDSVKDCLRCGKCKPVCATHVPRANLLYSPRNKILATSLLIEAFLYEEQTRRGISIRHWEEFEDVADHCTVCHKCVTPCPVDIDFGDVSMNMRNLLRKMGKQSNSPAKKVAMWFLNTKNPQTIKFLRKTSIEWAYKAQRLGVDMLRPLTRESVTQPPSTVGKPNIRAQVIHFVNKKMPGKLPNKTARALLDIEDASIVPVIRDPQRTRPDSEAVFYFPGCGSERLFSQVGLATQAMLYEVGVQTVLPPGYLCCGYPQRGSGDYDKADKITTDNRVLFHRVANTLNYLDIKTVVVSCGTCYDQLTMYEFEKIFPGCRLIDIHEFLLEKGVKLEGVKGVRYMYHDPCHSPMKLQDPVKTVNALVQTADGSKIAKNDRCCGEAGTFAIARPEIATQVRFRKEEEMQKGAGALRGDGFEGEVKILTSCPACLQGLQRYKDDVQGLDADYIVIEMARHLLGEDWMERFVDTANKGGIERVLL